A single window of Synechococcus sp. CBW1004 DNA harbors:
- a CDS encoding histidine phosphatase family protein, with product MPSPSPELWLLRHSATDWARNGRHTGRTDRPLLPEGEEEARRLAPALAGMAFDAVLTSPLQRARRTCELAGLGKDARIVDDLREWDYGDYEGITTAEIRRSVPGWTVFSHPCPGGESLEQVGQRCQRLLNHCQGLIGGHGRLALFAHGHILRALAGTWLGLGPGGGALLSLSTGTLSVLGREREQAVLLRWNAPV from the coding sequence ATGCCCTCCCCTTCCCCCGAGCTGTGGCTGCTGCGCCACAGCGCCACCGACTGGGCCCGCAACGGCCGCCACACCGGCCGCACCGATCGGCCCCTGCTGCCGGAGGGTGAGGAGGAGGCCCGCCGTCTGGCGCCGGCACTGGCCGGCATGGCCTTCGACGCGGTGCTCACCAGTCCGCTGCAGAGAGCCCGGCGCACCTGTGAGCTGGCCGGCCTGGGGAAGGACGCCCGGATCGTGGATGACCTGCGCGAGTGGGATTACGGCGACTATGAGGGCATCACCACCGCCGAGATCCGCCGCAGCGTCCCGGGCTGGACGGTGTTCAGCCACCCCTGCCCCGGCGGTGAATCCCTGGAACAGGTGGGGCAGCGCTGCCAGCGGCTGCTCAACCATTGCCAGGGCCTGATCGGTGGGCACGGTCGGCTGGCCCTGTTCGCCCACGGCCACATCCTGCGCGCCCTCGCCGGCACCTGGCTGGGGCTGGGGCCGGGTGGCGGAGCCCTGCTCAGCCTGTCCACCGGCACGCTGAGCGTTCTGGGACGCGAACGTGAGCAGGCCGTGCTGCTGCGCTGGAACGCGCCGGTCTGA
- a CDS encoding SemiSWEET transporter: MAQPLPVALVGYTAATLTTLSFFPQAIKTLRSGDTRGISLPMYVLLTLGLALWGLYGLITGDGPLIVANAITLVPALVVLQRKIVASLASPGTRLWQGW; this comes from the coding sequence ATGGCCCAGCCCCTGCCGGTCGCCCTGGTCGGTTACACCGCCGCGACGCTCACCACCCTGAGCTTCTTTCCCCAGGCGATCAAGACCCTGCGCAGCGGCGACACCCGCGGGATCTCGCTGCCGATGTACGTGCTGCTCACGCTCGGCCTCGCTCTGTGGGGTCTCTACGGCCTGATCACCGGAGACGGCCCGCTGATCGTGGCGAACGCCATCACCCTGGTGCCGGCCCTGGTGGTGCTCCAGCGGAAGATCGTCGCCAGCCTGGCCAGCCCAGGCACCCGCCTCTGGCAGGGCTGGTGA
- a CDS encoding HDIG domain-containing metalloprotein, translating to MAHAMRRLRSLWRGLLRLERPRQAIVCWRPAGMAAMLLACLLVALLTSWPWLVEPSLRPGLPAPFTVRAPRDATVMDSAALEQRRSQMVPRTTVQVIDERLTRQLQDQLERLLEQVRQQRVADQTRIDPLNLTAAERRWLRGLDPNSLASWEDGVRRAQNRMLRQGVAGTLADAQLLEAAGLQLEDQAREGRQLGSRLVVRSLQGRSNLRSDPFLSQQRIEELLSRNGLPTITVRRGDLVVRQGEKITPQAFDVLDAFGLINRRPRPLAWLAHVSEALAVSGVMLLVMRRWRASLEPRQALLALATLLVVQACKLWLGLLVSPLALLVPPTLLLAQGLGTVAGLAWLAAASLLWPFPLNGVLECRLIVATLVAVLAAVLAGRQRNRAQLLQLAVLLPLGALAAQAAVLQLAALLGLAGGSEGELPSNAELMNEAWLVASLLLAGLILAPLVESFFGLLTRARLMELADLERPLLRRLSTEAPGTFEHTLMICGLAEEGARAIHADVDLIRTGALYHDVGKMHGPQWFIENQDERSGNPHDRLDDPFASASILQAHVDEGLKLARRYRLPRPLADFIPEHQGTLKMGYFLHRARELDPSVSEERFRYRGPTPRSRETAILMLADGCEAALRSLPPDTTEDQARQMVRRIVEARQADGQLAGSGISRAELELVIRAFVRVWRRMRHRRIPYPIPARKAFSA from the coding sequence GCTCCGTTCACGGTGCGGGCTCCCCGCGACGCCACCGTGATGGACAGCGCGGCCCTCGAGCAGCGCCGCAGCCAGATGGTGCCGCGCACCACCGTGCAGGTGATCGATGAGCGTCTGACCAGGCAGCTGCAGGACCAGCTCGAGCGCCTGCTGGAGCAGGTGCGTCAGCAGCGCGTCGCCGATCAGACCAGGATCGATCCGCTCAACCTCACCGCTGCTGAGCGGCGCTGGTTGCGGGGGCTGGATCCGAACTCTCTGGCCTCCTGGGAGGACGGCGTGCGACGGGCCCAGAACCGCATGTTGCGCCAGGGGGTGGCCGGCACCCTGGCGGATGCGCAGCTGCTGGAGGCGGCCGGCCTCCAGCTCGAGGATCAGGCCCGGGAGGGGCGCCAGCTGGGGAGCCGTCTCGTTGTTCGCAGCCTCCAGGGCCGCAGCAACCTGCGCAGTGATCCGTTTCTGAGCCAGCAGCGGATTGAGGAGCTGCTCAGCCGCAACGGTCTGCCGACGATCACGGTGCGTCGCGGAGATCTGGTCGTCCGACAGGGCGAGAAGATCACGCCGCAGGCCTTCGATGTGCTGGACGCGTTCGGCCTGATCAACCGCCGGCCGCGGCCCCTGGCCTGGCTGGCCCATGTCAGTGAGGCCCTGGCCGTCTCCGGTGTGATGCTGCTAGTGATGCGGCGCTGGCGGGCGAGCCTCGAACCGCGTCAGGCTCTGCTGGCTCTGGCCACGCTGCTGGTGGTGCAGGCCTGCAAGCTCTGGCTGGGGCTGCTCGTCAGCCCCCTCGCCCTGCTGGTGCCCCCCACCCTGCTGCTGGCCCAGGGGCTGGGGACCGTCGCCGGGCTGGCCTGGCTTGCGGCCGCCAGCCTGCTGTGGCCCTTCCCCCTCAACGGCGTGCTGGAGTGTCGCCTGATCGTCGCCACCCTGGTGGCGGTGCTGGCGGCTGTGCTGGCCGGGCGTCAGCGCAACCGCGCCCAGCTGCTGCAGCTGGCGGTGCTGCTACCGCTCGGGGCGCTGGCGGCGCAGGCCGCCGTGCTGCAGCTGGCGGCCCTTCTGGGGCTGGCGGGCGGCTCCGAAGGGGAGCTCCCCAGCAATGCCGAGCTGATGAATGAGGCCTGGCTGGTGGCGAGCCTGCTGCTGGCGGGTCTGATCCTGGCGCCCCTGGTGGAGAGCTTCTTCGGGCTGCTGACCCGTGCGCGGCTGATGGAGCTGGCGGACCTGGAGCGGCCGCTGCTGCGGCGGCTGTCCACCGAGGCGCCTGGCACCTTCGAGCACACCCTGATGATCTGCGGCCTGGCGGAGGAGGGGGCCCGCGCCATCCATGCCGATGTGGATCTGATCCGCACCGGGGCGCTCTACCACGATGTGGGCAAGATGCATGGCCCGCAGTGGTTCATCGAGAACCAGGACGAACGCAGCGGCAATCCCCACGACCGGCTGGATGATCCCTTCGCCAGTGCTTCCATCCTTCAGGCCCATGTCGATGAGGGGCTGAAGCTGGCACGCCGCTATCGCCTGCCCCGCCCCCTGGCGGATTTCATCCCAGAACACCAGGGCACGCTGAAGATGGGCTACTTCCTGCACCGGGCCCGCGAGCTCGATCCCTCCGTTTCCGAAGAGCGGTTCCGCTACCGGGGACCGACGCCCCGCAGCCGCGAGACGGCGATCCTGATGCTGGCCGATGGCTGCGAGGCCGCCCTCCGTTCGCTGCCGCCGGATACCACCGAGGATCAGGCGCGCCAGATGGTGCGGCGCATCGTCGAGGCCCGTCAGGCCGACGGCCAGCTGGCGGGCAGCGGCATCAGCCGCGCCGAACTGGAGCTGGTGATCCGCGCCTTCGTGAGGGTGTGGAGACGCATGCGTCACCGCCGCATTCCCTATCCCATCCCGGCCCGCAAGGCCTTCAGTGCCTGA
- a CDS encoding Rieske 2Fe-2S domain-containing protein yields MTLTSSSSGISPSSGSSPGATDPWRQAWYPVAYLSDLDPDRPTPFTLLGEDLVLWFDRQEAHWRAFTDVCPHRLVPLSDGRLNEKGELECPYHGWSFSGDGRCTAIPQASEGQSFGARSRCRAHATATAQGLLFVFSGDPDQAGATPLPLVPVLDEDERGRWRDGWFVQDTFRDLPMDALTLLENVLDVSHVPFTHHATVGRRENAGPVELELTGFGPQGFTGLWAEGPRQGKLGSQNTTFAAPCLMWHDLTAPSFARILTVVYATPIRRGECRLFARFPFQFRSPWPARLLALRPQWLQHIGNHTVLEDDQLFLHWQERVLERRGGSAELSRSCHLPTGADLYVRSLHDWVNRHGGEPFPGQALPPRLDREALMEREQAHTRHCRSCSGALRRLRLVRRICEAVVVAGLALAAVLPAVGARLIALMLVLAAVLLRARCLGWIEGLRRGSGLPPRNRR; encoded by the coding sequence ATGACCCTCACCAGTTCCAGCTCAGGCATCAGCCCCAGCTCCGGCAGTAGCCCCGGGGCGACCGATCCCTGGCGGCAGGCCTGGTACCCGGTGGCTTACCTGAGCGACCTCGACCCGGATCGGCCCACCCCCTTCACCCTGCTCGGCGAGGACCTGGTGCTCTGGTTCGACCGCCAGGAGGCGCATTGGCGGGCGTTCACCGATGTGTGTCCGCACCGGCTGGTGCCCCTCTCCGATGGCCGCCTCAACGAGAAGGGCGAGCTGGAGTGCCCTTATCACGGCTGGAGTTTTTCAGGCGACGGTCGCTGCACGGCGATCCCCCAGGCCAGCGAGGGGCAGAGCTTCGGTGCCCGCAGCCGCTGCCGCGCCCATGCCACCGCCACGGCTCAGGGGCTGCTGTTCGTGTTCAGCGGTGATCCCGATCAGGCGGGGGCCACACCCCTGCCGTTGGTGCCCGTTCTCGATGAGGACGAGCGCGGCCGCTGGCGCGACGGCTGGTTCGTGCAGGACACCTTCCGCGATCTGCCGATGGATGCGCTGACCCTGCTCGAGAACGTGCTGGATGTGAGCCATGTGCCCTTCACCCATCACGCCACCGTGGGGCGCCGCGAGAACGCCGGGCCGGTGGAGCTTGAGCTCACCGGTTTCGGGCCGCAGGGTTTCACCGGCCTGTGGGCCGAGGGACCGCGGCAGGGAAAGCTCGGCAGCCAGAACACCACCTTCGCGGCTCCGTGCCTGATGTGGCATGACCTGACGGCGCCGTCCTTCGCCCGCATCCTGACCGTGGTCTACGCCACCCCGATCCGGCGGGGTGAGTGCCGTCTGTTCGCCCGCTTCCCGTTCCAGTTCCGCTCTCCCTGGCCGGCGCGCCTGCTGGCGCTGCGGCCCCAGTGGCTGCAGCACATCGGCAACCACACGGTGCTCGAGGACGACCAGCTGTTCCTGCACTGGCAGGAGCGGGTGCTGGAGCGCCGCGGCGGCAGCGCCGAGCTCAGCCGCAGCTGCCATCTGCCCACCGGCGCCGATCTCTATGTGCGCAGCCTGCACGACTGGGTGAACCGCCATGGCGGCGAACCGTTCCCCGGCCAGGCGCTGCCGCCGCGACTGGACCGGGAGGCGCTGATGGAGCGGGAGCAGGCCCACACCCGCCATTGCCGCAGCTGTTCCGGGGCGCTGCGACGCCTCCGGCTAGTGAGGCGGATCTGCGAGGCGGTGGTGGTGGCCGGTCTGGCCCTAGCGGCGGTGTTGCCGGCCGTGGGCGCCAGGCTGATCGCCCTGATGCTGGTGCTGGCGGCCGTGCTGCTCAGGGCCCGCTGCCTGGGTTGGATTGAAGGTCTGCGGCGGGGCAGTGGCCTGCCGCCCCGCAATCGCCGCTGA
- a CDS encoding 2-isopropylmalate synthase yields MARDPGRVLIFDTTLRDGEQSPGASLNLEEKLAIAQQLARLGVDIIEAGFPFASTGDFNAVQRIAHAVGTPDGPVICGLARAAAGDIKACAEAVAPAARRRIHTFIATSDIHLEHKLRKSRAEVLTITREMVAYARSLVDDVEFSCEDAGRSDPEFMHQVIEAAIEAGATTINIPDTVGYATPAEFGALIAGIDKAVPNIDQAVISVHGHNDLGLAVANFLEAVKNGARQLECTINGIGERAGNASLEELVMALHVRRSYFNPFLGRPVESSEPLTGVRTEEITKTSRLVSNLTGMAVQPNKAIVGANAFAHESGIHQDGVLKNRLTYEIIDARTVGLADNRISLGKLSGRSAFRARLEELGYNLEGDDLNDAFARFKELADRKREISDRDLEAIVSEQVQQQSEARFVLKRVQVSCGTGLQPTATVSLETTDGVELTEAAIGTGPVDAVCQALNRLAGVPNELIEFSIKSVTEGIDAMGEVTIRLRAGGVLYSGHAADTDIVVAAAQAFVNALNRLVAGSQRSPLHPQKTPLPLAEMPRV; encoded by the coding sequence ATGGCGCGCGATCCCGGACGGGTTCTCATCTTCGACACCACCCTCCGCGACGGGGAGCAGTCCCCGGGCGCCAGCCTCAACCTGGAGGAGAAGCTGGCGATCGCCCAGCAGCTGGCGCGCCTCGGGGTCGACATCATCGAGGCCGGCTTCCCCTTCGCCAGCACCGGCGACTTCAATGCCGTGCAGCGCATCGCCCACGCCGTGGGCACACCCGACGGGCCGGTGATCTGCGGCCTGGCCAGGGCCGCCGCCGGTGACATCAAGGCCTGCGCCGAGGCCGTCGCCCCGGCCGCCCGCAGGCGCATCCACACCTTCATCGCCACCAGCGACATCCACCTCGAGCACAAGCTGCGCAAGAGCCGCGCCGAGGTGCTCACGATCACCCGCGAGATGGTCGCCTACGCGCGCTCGCTCGTCGACGACGTCGAGTTCTCCTGCGAGGACGCCGGCCGCAGCGATCCCGAGTTCATGCATCAGGTGATCGAGGCCGCCATCGAGGCCGGCGCCACCACGATCAACATCCCCGACACGGTGGGCTACGCCACCCCGGCGGAGTTCGGCGCCCTGATCGCCGGCATCGACAAGGCCGTCCCCAACATCGATCAAGCGGTGATCTCGGTGCACGGTCACAACGACCTCGGTCTGGCCGTCGCCAACTTCCTCGAGGCCGTCAAGAACGGCGCCCGTCAGCTGGAGTGCACGATCAACGGCATCGGCGAGCGGGCCGGCAACGCCTCGCTCGAGGAGCTGGTGATGGCGCTGCATGTGCGCCGCAGCTACTTCAATCCCTTCCTGGGCCGGCCGGTCGAGAGCAGCGAACCGCTCACCGGCGTGCGCACCGAGGAGATCACCAAGACCTCACGGCTGGTGAGCAACCTCACCGGCATGGCGGTGCAGCCCAACAAGGCGATCGTCGGCGCCAACGCCTTCGCCCACGAGAGCGGCATCCACCAGGACGGCGTGCTCAAGAACCGGCTCACCTACGAGATCATCGATGCCCGCACCGTCGGCCTGGCCGACAACCGCATCTCCCTGGGCAAGCTCTCCGGCCGCAGCGCCTTCCGCGCCCGCCTCGAGGAGCTCGGCTACAACCTCGAGGGTGACGATCTCAACGACGCCTTCGCCCGCTTCAAGGAGCTGGCCGACCGCAAACGCGAGATCAGCGACCGCGACCTCGAGGCGATCGTCAGTGAGCAGGTGCAGCAGCAATCCGAAGCCCGCTTCGTGCTCAAGCGGGTTCAGGTGAGCTGCGGCACCGGCCTGCAGCCCACCGCCACGGTCAGCCTCGAAACCACCGACGGCGTCGAACTCACCGAGGCAGCGATCGGCACGGGGCCCGTGGATGCCGTCTGCCAGGCCCTCAACCGCCTGGCGGGAGTGCCCAATGAACTGATCGAGTTCAGCATCAAGTCGGTCACCGAGGGCATCGATGCCATGGGCGAGGTGACGATCCGTCTGCGCGCCGGCGGTGTGCTCTACTCCGGCCACGCCGCCGACACCGACATCGTCGTGGCTGCGGCCCAGGCGTTCGTCAATGCCCTCAACCGCCTGGTGGCCGGCAGCCAGCGATCACCGCTGCATCCGCAGAAGACGCCGCTGCCGCTGGCCGAGATGCCAAGGGTGTGA
- a CDS encoding CDP-diacylglycerol diphosphatase: MSPRRPHTTVPPQRPLAALALAALALALPTALAAAWGGGRALAQGSAAIQRCPDPGLPDPDPDHFSLVAPPYLQPGNQACAPCDAPANAASPACTVFRELRRCRDGQLCRQSAGPFWMLPQRRLGVVAVLDRRGGPDSCHLVLFASETTIGVEDRSRRDQRPYWNLAIDMVRRLRQPSLGEREWLLGINPMDHRSQHQLHLHGGRISPTLRAALIQAGQDSRFRSLMILSPMAPGNSPSTTGSASAGLPMPSPGLGMPART; encoded by the coding sequence TTGAGCCCTCGTCGTCCGCACACCACTGTCCCGCCGCAGCGGCCCCTCGCCGCTCTTGCCCTCGCAGCTCTGGCATTGGCCCTCCCGACGGCGCTGGCTGCGGCCTGGGGTGGAGGCCGTGCGCTGGCCCAGGGATCGGCGGCGATCCAGCGCTGCCCTGATCCGGGGCTGCCGGATCCCGATCCCGACCACTTCAGCCTGGTCGCGCCCCCCTACCTGCAGCCCGGCAACCAGGCCTGCGCCCCCTGCGACGCGCCCGCCAACGCGGCATCGCCCGCCTGCACCGTGTTCCGGGAGCTGCGACGCTGCCGCGACGGGCAACTCTGCCGCCAGTCCGCGGGACCCTTCTGGATGCTGCCTCAGCGGCGGCTGGGCGTGGTGGCGGTGCTGGACCGCCGGGGCGGCCCTGACAGCTGCCATCTGGTGCTGTTCGCATCCGAGACGACCATCGGCGTGGAGGACCGCTCCCGCCGCGATCAGCGCCCCTACTGGAATCTGGCGATCGACATGGTGCGGCGACTGCGCCAGCCGAGCCTGGGGGAGCGCGAGTGGCTGCTGGGGATCAATCCGATGGACCATCGCAGCCAGCACCAGCTGCACCTGCATGGCGGTCGGATCAGCCCGACGCTGCGGGCGGCACTGATCCAGGCCGGCCAGGACTCACGCTTCCGCTCACTGATGATCCTTTCGCCGATGGCCCCGGGGAACAGCCCCAGCACCACCGGTTCCGCGTCCGCTGGATTGCCGATGCCCAGCCCGGGTCTGGGAATGCCGGCCAGGACCTGA
- a CDS encoding Nif11-like leader peptide family natural product precursor — protein MSLDQLKAFLARMQADAGLKQQVLAAATADDVAQIALKLGFEFSGDELLRVSGQKFDRVTVRKNDIPGEYN, from the coding sequence ATGTCGCTCGACCAACTGAAAGCCTTCCTGGCGCGCATGCAGGCCGATGCGGGCCTGAAGCAGCAGGTGCTGGCCGCCGCCACCGCCGACGACGTCGCTCAGATCGCGCTGAAGCTGGGCTTCGAGTTCTCCGGCGATGAACTCCTGCGTGTGTCCGGTCAGAAGTTCGACCGCGTCACCGTGCGCAAGAACGACATCCCCGGCGAGTACAACTGA
- a CDS encoding peptide ligase PGM1-related protein, with translation MTLSFAQLQAQLKPEWGREHDGNGVDFDLLMLPSLSVDPAQIALITGAHNYEERQLFSLIRLRDPGVRIVYVTSKLLPDLVVDAVLELLPGVPTTHARRRLHLFDADDASPRPLTEKLLERPALLTRIKELLRPGRSFIACYVVTELEKRLSEVLQVPLLGTDPALSWWGSKAGSRALFARCGVPHPPGSALVHNLDDLAEATAELWEAHPDLARCVVKLNEGISGEGNAPLELAPLQLAALSAAERRRTLRQALEAIPMPPPQWRDLVVQQGALVEAWLAGGEALSSPSVQGTIHPGGAVEVLSTHEQILGGASGQTYLGCRFPADEPYRRELMRHGRSVGEALASEGALERYAVDFIARRFGDRWDIQAIEVNLRQGGTTHPTMALRAITTGHLDADSGLFLSPTGQPLHYVASDNIVDPHLRGLLPVDLVDIVAEAGLHYDPARLRGSVFHLLGCLSEFGKLGMTSLGSSAAMAQTVFDETREALLEAGAARSLVQG, from the coding sequence ATGACACTCAGCTTCGCCCAGCTCCAGGCCCAGCTGAAACCCGAGTGGGGCCGCGAGCACGACGGCAATGGAGTCGACTTCGACCTGCTGATGCTGCCGTCGCTCAGCGTCGATCCCGCTCAGATCGCCCTGATCACCGGTGCCCACAACTACGAGGAGCGTCAGCTGTTCTCGCTGATCCGGCTGCGCGATCCGGGCGTGCGCATCGTGTACGTCACCAGCAAGCTGCTGCCCGATCTGGTGGTGGACGCGGTGCTCGAGCTGCTGCCGGGGGTGCCCACCACCCATGCCCGCCGCCGCCTGCATCTGTTCGACGCCGACGACGCTTCGCCACGGCCGCTCACCGAGAAGCTGCTGGAGCGCCCGGCCCTGTTGACCCGCATCAAGGAGCTGCTGCGGCCCGGGCGCAGCTTCATCGCCTGCTATGTGGTCACCGAGCTGGAGAAGCGCCTCTCGGAGGTGCTGCAGGTGCCGCTGCTGGGCACTGATCCGGCCCTGTCCTGGTGGGGCAGCAAAGCCGGCAGCCGCGCCCTGTTCGCCCGCTGCGGTGTGCCCCATCCGCCCGGCAGCGCGCTGGTGCACAACCTCGACGACCTGGCGGAGGCGACGGCGGAGCTGTGGGAGGCACACCCGGATCTGGCGCGCTGTGTGGTGAAGCTGAACGAGGGGATCAGCGGCGAGGGCAACGCCCCGCTGGAGCTGGCGCCGCTGCAGCTGGCTGCGTTGAGTGCGGCGGAGCGGCGGCGGACGCTCCGGCAGGCGCTGGAGGCGATCCCCATGCCGCCGCCCCAGTGGCGTGACCTGGTGGTGCAGCAGGGGGCGCTGGTGGAGGCCTGGCTGGCCGGCGGCGAGGCCCTGTCCTCCCCGAGCGTGCAGGGCACGATCCACCCCGGTGGTGCGGTGGAGGTGCTCTCCACCCATGAGCAGATCCTGGGGGGTGCCAGCGGTCAGACCTATCTGGGTTGCCGGTTCCCCGCCGATGAGCCCTACCGGCGTGAGTTGATGCGCCACGGTCGCTCCGTGGGCGAGGCGCTGGCCAGCGAGGGCGCGCTCGAGCGCTATGCGGTCGACTTCATCGCCCGTCGCTTCGGTGACCGCTGGGACATCCAGGCGATCGAGGTAAACCTGCGCCAGGGCGGCACCACCCACCCCACCATGGCGCTGCGGGCGATCACCACCGGCCATCTCGATGCCGACAGCGGCCTGTTCCTTTCGCCCACCGGCCAGCCGCTGCATTACGTCGCCAGCGACAACATCGTCGATCCGCACCTGCGCGGCCTGCTGCCGGTCGATCTGGTCGACATCGTCGCCGAGGCCGGCCTGCACTACGACCCGGCCCGGCTGCGCGGCAGCGTGTTCCATCTGCTGGGCTGCCTGTCGGAGTTCGGCAAGCTCGGCATGACCTCCCTGGGCAGCAGCGCCGCCATGGCCCAGACGGTGTTCGACGAGACCCGAGAGGCACTGCTGGAGGCCGGGGCGGCCCGCTCGCTGGTGCAGGGCTGA
- a CDS encoding carbohydrate ABC transporter permease: protein MASTGSAAPRSPLAVAVQLAVLLLLALLLLLPLLWLLSTSLKGPTENIFTSPPALLPAAPSLEAYRKLFAEQPMATYLLNSTIVSALAVVANLLFCSLAAYPLARLRFAGRGLVLALVVATILIPFQVVMIPLYLLMVQIGLRNTLWALILPQAATAFGIFLLRQSFLGVPVELEEAARIDGCTPLGEWWNVLIPAARADLITLAMFVFIGTWSDFLWPLIILDDPNLFTLPLGLQQLSSSFSLDWRLVAAGSVVSIVPVLLLFVLLQRYILPSASGDAVKG, encoded by the coding sequence ATGGCCTCGACAGGCAGTGCCGCGCCCCGATCCCCGCTCGCCGTGGCCGTGCAGCTGGCGGTGCTGCTGCTGCTGGCTCTGCTGCTGCTGCTGCCGCTGCTGTGGCTGCTGAGCACCTCGCTGAAGGGCCCCACCGAGAACATCTTCACCAGCCCGCCGGCCCTGCTGCCCGCCGCCCCCAGCCTGGAGGCCTACCGCAAGCTGTTCGCCGAGCAGCCGATGGCCACCTACCTGCTCAACAGCACCATCGTCAGCGCCCTGGCGGTGGTGGCCAACCTGCTCTTCTGCTCGCTGGCCGCCTATCCGCTGGCCAGGCTGCGCTTCGCCGGTCGCGGGCTGGTGCTGGCGCTGGTGGTGGCCACGATCCTGATTCCGTTTCAGGTGGTGATGATCCCGCTCTATCTGCTGATGGTGCAGATCGGCCTGCGCAACACCCTCTGGGCTCTGATCCTGCCCCAGGCGGCCACCGCCTTCGGGATCTTCCTGCTGCGGCAGAGCTTCCTGGGGGTACCGGTGGAGCTGGAGGAGGCGGCCCGCATCGATGGCTGCACGCCACTGGGCGAATGGTGGAACGTGCTGATCCCAGCCGCCCGTGCCGATCTGATCACGCTGGCGATGTTCGTGTTCATCGGCACCTGGAGCGATTTCCTCTGGCCCCTGATCATTCTTGACGACCCCAATCTGTTCACCCTGCCGCTGGGATTGCAGCAGCTGTCCAGCAGCTTCTCACTCGACTGGCGCCTGGTGGCAGCAGGTTCGGTGGTCTCGATCGTGCCGGTACTGCTGCTGTTCGTGCTGCTGCAGCGTTATATCCTGCCCAGTGCCAGCGGTGATGCGGTGAAGGGGTGA